In Bacillus methanolicus, the following proteins share a genomic window:
- the acpS gene encoding holo-ACP synthase, producing the protein MISGIGIDIVELDRIKRISEQQEKFIDRILTETEKVEYKKLSDKRKTEFLAGRFAAKEAFAKAHGTGIGHELSFLDIEIATDAKGKPYIVKPYQDGVHLSISHSRDFAVAQVVIEEDYQ; encoded by the coding sequence ATGATTTCTGGCATTGGGATTGATATTGTTGAGTTAGACCGAATAAAAAGAATCTCAGAACAACAGGAGAAATTTATCGACCGGATTTTAACTGAGACAGAGAAGGTTGAATACAAAAAGCTTTCAGATAAAAGAAAAACAGAGTTTCTGGCAGGCCGATTTGCGGCAAAAGAAGCTTTTGCAAAAGCGCACGGAACGGGGATTGGACATGAGCTTTCGTTTTTAGATATTGAAATAGCGACAGATGCTAAAGGGAAACCTTATATTGTCAAACCTTATCAGGATGGTGTCCATTTATCCATCTCTCACAGCCGAGATTTTGCGGTTGCTCAAGTGGTCATAGAGGAAGATTATCAGTGA
- a CDS encoding RsbT co-antagonist protein RsbRA, protein MNKAIVDYIQRNRDAILEKWIEEIKKLSDERLIKVVSDHAFVGTSREFIDLVISNIRDSNETFTEKLSDFAEKIVRLGWPLTFATKGLQTFGNIVFEGMVEKGIVTKEKHYDFDSWLNPMRNEIVNMYAPTWERTVSMQKIALQELSAPVIPVFEGITIMPLIGTIDTERTKQIMENLLSGVVKHRSEVVLIDITGVPVVDTMVAHHIIQAADAVRLLGAQCMIVGIRPEIAQTIVNLGIDLNQITTKSTLRKGMEAALELTNRKIVKLEGEE, encoded by the coding sequence ATGAATAAAGCGATTGTAGACTATATACAAAGGAATAGAGACGCAATTCTCGAAAAATGGATTGAGGAAATTAAGAAACTGTCGGATGAACGGCTGATTAAGGTAGTTTCTGATCATGCATTTGTTGGGACAAGCAGGGAATTTATTGATCTTGTCATTTCAAACATAAGGGATTCCAATGAAACATTTACAGAAAAATTGTCTGATTTTGCTGAAAAAATTGTTCGATTAGGATGGCCTTTAACTTTTGCTACAAAGGGTCTTCAAACCTTTGGGAATATTGTGTTTGAAGGAATGGTTGAAAAAGGGATCGTGACAAAGGAAAAACATTATGACTTTGACAGTTGGTTAAACCCGATGCGAAATGAAATTGTCAATATGTATGCACCTACTTGGGAAAGAACGGTGTCCATGCAAAAAATCGCTCTTCAAGAGCTTTCAGCGCCTGTGATTCCAGTTTTTGAAGGAATTACGATTATGCCGCTGATCGGTACTATTGATACGGAACGGACAAAACAAATTATGGAAAATTTATTGAGCGGGGTTGTGAAGCATCGTTCTGAAGTAGTGCTGATTGATATTACCGGCGTTCCGGTGGTTGATACAATGGTCGCTCATCATATTATCCAGGCAGCAGATGCTGTTCGCCTGCTTGGTGCACAATGCATGATCGTTGGAATCCGTCCGGAAATTGCTCAGACAATTGTTAATTTAGGAATTGATTTAAATCAAATTACGACGAAAAGTACTTTAAGAAAAGGAATGGAAGCAGCGTTGGAATTGACGAATCGAAAAATTGTCAAATTGGAGGGAGAAGAGTGA
- the ndoA gene encoding type II toxin-antitoxin system endoribonuclease NdoA: MIVKRGDVYFADLSPVVGSEQGGTRPVLVIQNDIGNRFSPTVIVAAITAQIQKAKLPTHVEIDAKRYGFERDSVILLEQIRTIDKQRLTDKITHLDDEMMEKVDEALQISLGLIEF; the protein is encoded by the coding sequence TTGATTGTCAAACGTGGTGACGTTTATTTTGCGGACCTATCCCCAGTTGTTGGGTCAGAACAAGGCGGAACCCGTCCTGTACTAGTCATCCAAAACGACATCGGGAATCGGTTTAGTCCCACAGTTATCGTAGCAGCGATCACTGCTCAAATCCAAAAAGCGAAGCTGCCCACACACGTTGAAATTGATGCGAAACGTTACGGTTTTGAACGAGACTCGGTCATCCTATTGGAACAAATTCGTACAATTGATAAACAGCGATTAACCGATAAGATTACTCATCTCGATGACGAAATGATGGAAAAAGTGGATGAAGCCCTGCAAATCAGTTTAGGTCTCATAGAGTTCTAG
- a CDS encoding rhomboid family intramembrane serine protease gives MFTRTESFREFIRYYPVVSIIVGVHVLLYLLTILPIFPNRLLFEKLAGVNLYIADGEYWRLFTPILLHSGFPHMLFNSFSLVLFGPALERIIGKNKFVLLYFSTGIAANIATFLAKPLVYIHVGSSGAIFGLFGFYIAMTLFKRHLLSRQNTQIILTISAISLIMTFVQPNINVTAHIFGMIVGIIIGAVFSKTEKAVF, from the coding sequence ATGTTTACAAGAACGGAGAGCTTTCGTGAATTTATTCGGTACTATCCTGTTGTTTCCATTATTGTCGGAGTACATGTATTATTATATCTTCTCACGATTCTGCCTATCTTTCCAAATCGGCTTCTATTCGAAAAACTGGCAGGTGTTAATTTGTACATTGCAGACGGGGAATATTGGCGGCTGTTCACCCCAATCCTTTTGCACAGCGGGTTTCCCCATATGCTATTCAACAGTTTTTCTCTTGTTCTGTTTGGCCCCGCTCTTGAACGAATCATTGGCAAGAACAAATTCGTGCTTTTATATTTTTCAACAGGGATTGCCGCTAACATCGCCACTTTTCTCGCAAAGCCGCTTGTCTACATCCATGTTGGGTCAAGCGGTGCCATTTTCGGGCTATTCGGCTTCTACATTGCCATGACCCTATTTAAAAGGCATTTGCTTTCGAGGCAAAACACCCAAATTATTTTAACCATCTCTGCTATAAGCTTGATTATGACCTTTGTCCAGCCCAATATCAATGTTACCGCACATATTTTCGGAATGATTGTTGGTATTATCATAGGCGCTGTTTTTTCAAAGACCGAAAAGGCCGTATTTTAG
- a CDS encoding anti-sigma regulatory factor, which produces MGIQSCVKIMNEWDIVAARQLGRNVAKELGFGTVDQARITTAISELARNIYLYAGKGQICIEKIHDGGKKGVRIVAVDSGPGIADIRKVMEDGFSTSGGLGAGLPGVKRLMDEFEIDSVPGKGTDIKATKWLR; this is translated from the coding sequence ATGGGAATCCAATCCTGTGTGAAAATCATGAACGAGTGGGACATTGTTGCAGCACGCCAGCTTGGGCGCAATGTTGCAAAAGAGCTTGGTTTCGGAACAGTCGACCAGGCCAGGATTACAACTGCCATAAGTGAATTGGCACGGAACATTTATTTATACGCCGGAAAAGGACAAATTTGTATCGAAAAGATACACGATGGCGGAAAAAAGGGAGTGCGAATTGTTGCAGTTGACAGCGGTCCTGGAATTGCTGATATACGCAAAGTAATGGAAGACGGATTTTCTACATCTGGCGGATTAGGAGCCGGCTTGCCGGGTGTTAAACGATTAATGGATGAATTTGAGATTGACTCTGTTCCAGGGAAAGGAACAGATATAAAAGCAACTAAATGGCTCCGTTAG
- a CDS encoding anti-sigma factor antagonist — protein MNMTIEVEDKESLVEVKVSGEIDAYTAPQLREKLFPISEKAGIEMIVDLSEVSYMDSTGLGVFVGVFKKVRSNNGKFQLIGLSGRLKRLFKITGLADIIEINSKIEGGV, from the coding sequence ATGAATATGACGATCGAAGTGGAAGATAAAGAATCTTTAGTGGAAGTGAAAGTTAGCGGTGAAATAGATGCATATACAGCTCCGCAACTCCGGGAAAAACTTTTTCCTATTTCTGAAAAAGCAGGAATTGAAATGATTGTTGATCTTTCTGAAGTCTCTTATATGGACAGTACGGGTCTCGGAGTATTTGTGGGTGTATTTAAAAAGGTGCGCTCCAACAATGGAAAGTTTCAACTTATAGGTTTATCGGGCAGGTTAAAGAGGCTATTTAAAATTACAGGCCTTGCAGATATTATTGAGATAAACAGCAAGATTGAGGGTGGAGTGTAA
- a CDS encoding CopG family ribbon-helix-helix protein, whose amino-acid sequence MSESSATTEILVKLPQHLLTELDCFVKQENVNRSELIYQATKAYLRERKKRQIRESMRRGYMEMAKINLTIASEAFQAEYEAEHTVERLVSGG is encoded by the coding sequence GTGTCTGAGTCCAGCGCAACAACGGAGATCTTGGTAAAATTACCGCAACATCTTTTAACCGAATTAGATTGTTTTGTAAAACAAGAAAATGTAAACCGCAGTGAACTTATTTATCAAGCGACAAAAGCGTATTTGCGCGAACGGAAAAAGAGACAAATTCGTGAATCAATGAGGCGTGGCTATATGGAAATGGCCAAAATTAATCTGACGATTGCATCAGAAGCATTCCAAGCAGAATATGAGGCAGAACACACAGTTGAACGTCTAGTTAGCGGGGGATAA
- a CDS encoding PP2C family protein-serine/threonine phosphatase: protein MDFREVMQSEYRDILQKYINDKSEQALYAGQMFSRTLMEHKIAPEEIISIHKNLLHEMYPDLRAEIMDSFDILLEVMIGYGIAYREHLSLRHKQNELRTEMEIAASMQQSLLGSKIPKVDYLDIGAISVPAKHMNGDYYHFVQDENGCLSVAIADVIGKGIPAALCMSMIKYAMDSLPENRNEPSEILENINRVVEQNVDPSMFITMFYGKYNPKSDMFYYASAGHEPGIYYCAEKDEFSELEAKGLLLGFDKRTKYLQFKQKISPGDMIILLSDGVTECRTTEGFVERETLIGYVKKYLHLRAQEIVNHIFKELEKLQHFQLRDDFTLIILKKDV from the coding sequence ATGGATTTTCGTGAAGTGATGCAGTCAGAATACCGGGATATTTTGCAAAAATATATTAATGATAAATCAGAACAAGCTTTGTATGCAGGGCAAATGTTCAGCAGAACTTTGATGGAACACAAAATTGCCCCGGAAGAAATTATCAGCATTCATAAAAATTTGCTTCATGAAATGTATCCAGACCTTCGAGCGGAAATTATGGACTCATTTGATATTTTACTTGAAGTGATGATCGGGTACGGAATCGCATACCGCGAGCATCTGAGCCTAAGGCACAAACAGAATGAACTTCGGACGGAGATGGAGATTGCTGCTTCCATGCAGCAATCTTTGCTCGGATCGAAAATCCCTAAAGTAGATTACCTGGATATCGGTGCAATCAGTGTACCTGCGAAACACATGAACGGGGATTATTACCATTTTGTGCAGGATGAAAATGGTTGCTTAAGTGTAGCCATTGCGGATGTAATCGGGAAAGGCATACCAGCGGCGCTTTGTATGTCAATGATTAAATATGCGATGGACAGCCTTCCTGAAAATCGAAACGAGCCGAGTGAAATCCTCGAGAACATTAACAGAGTTGTTGAACAAAACGTAGATCCCAGCATGTTTATTACGATGTTTTACGGAAAATATAACCCGAAATCTGATATGTTTTATTATGCTTCTGCCGGTCATGAACCGGGAATTTATTATTGCGCAGAAAAAGATGAATTCTCTGAACTGGAAGCAAAAGGGTTGTTATTAGGGTTTGATAAACGCACGAAATACCTTCAATTCAAGCAAAAAATATCTCCCGGCGACATGATTATTTTATTGTCAGACGGTGTGACCGAATGCAGGACAACCGAAGGATTTGTTGAAAGAGAAACGTTGATCGGATATGTCAAAAAATATTTACACTTACGTGCACAGGAAATCGTCAATCATATTTTTAAAGAACTTGAAAAACTTCAGCACTTTCAATTACGAGACGATTTTACTTTAATCATACTGAAAAAAGATGTTTAG
- a CDS encoding STAS domain-containing protein — MGGRRVRIPILKLHDCLLVSIQWELDDQTALQFQEDLLHKIHETSANGVLIDLSSIDFIDSFIAKVLGDVIDMSKLMGAKVVITGIQPAVAITLIELGISLNDVLTALDLEKGLEKLHQELED; from the coding sequence ATTGGAGGGAGAAGAGTGAGAATACCGATATTAAAATTACACGATTGTCTGCTCGTCTCCATCCAATGGGAGTTAGATGACCAGACGGCATTGCAATTTCAGGAGGACTTGCTTCATAAAATACATGAAACAAGTGCAAATGGAGTTTTGATTGACCTTAGCTCCATTGATTTTATTGACTCTTTTATTGCAAAAGTTTTAGGTGATGTCATCGATATGTCCAAATTGATGGGGGCAAAAGTAGTTATTACCGGGATTCAGCCGGCCGTTGCCATTACACTAATTGAATTAGGAATAAGTTTGAATGATGTTTTGACAGCTTTAGATTTAGAAAAGGGTTTGGAGAAACTTCATCAGGAATTGGAGGACTAA
- a CDS encoding DEAD/DEAH box helicase: MDTLTKFQDLGLSPAMMKSIKKMGFEEATPIQAQTIPLSLENKDLIGQAQTGTGKTAAFGIPLIEKIDIDKDVIQGIVVAPTRELAIQVSEELFKIGYGKKARVLAIFGGQDISRQIKALKKRPHIIVGTPGRILDHINRKTIRLDNVKMAVLDEADEMLNMGFIDDIESILAQIPEERQTLLFSATMPAPIQRMAEKFMKNPQIVRVQSKEMTVPQIEQFYLEVQEKNKFDVLTRLLDIQSPELAIVFGRTKRRVDELSEALNLRGYMAEGIHGDLSQAKRMSVLRKFKEGSIDVLVATDVAARGLDISGVTHVYNFDIPQDPESYVHRIGRTGRAGKTGMAMTFVTPREKAYLKIVEKTIKRRMDKMKPPTLDEALEGQQKATIEKIIQTIETNNLQFYKQAAEELLEQQDAVTVVSAVLKMLTKEPDTTPVKLTEETPLPPKRDRERSSSDKRLGGHEAYGRKKGSLKARSGAKRNSSSNSRSYR, translated from the coding sequence ATGGATACATTGACGAAGTTTCAAGATTTGGGTTTAAGCCCTGCAATGATGAAATCGATAAAAAAAATGGGATTTGAGGAAGCTACCCCTATTCAAGCTCAAACGATCCCGTTAAGCTTGGAAAATAAAGATCTGATTGGCCAAGCGCAGACCGGAACAGGAAAAACAGCGGCCTTCGGAATTCCGCTTATTGAAAAAATCGATATTGACAAAGACGTTATTCAAGGGATTGTAGTAGCGCCTACGAGGGAGCTTGCCATTCAAGTTTCTGAAGAATTATTTAAAATCGGATATGGAAAGAAAGCTCGTGTCCTTGCGATTTTTGGCGGCCAGGACATTAGCAGGCAAATTAAGGCGCTTAAAAAACGCCCGCACATTATTGTGGGAACTCCCGGAAGGATTTTGGACCATATTAACCGGAAAACAATTCGCCTCGACAACGTAAAAATGGCTGTCCTTGACGAAGCAGACGAAATGCTGAACATGGGATTTATCGATGATATTGAATCGATTCTCGCCCAGATTCCGGAAGAGCGCCAGACGCTGCTATTCTCCGCAACAATGCCGGCACCGATTCAAAGAATGGCTGAGAAATTCATGAAAAATCCTCAAATTGTCCGAGTACAGTCAAAAGAAATGACCGTTCCGCAAATTGAACAATTCTACCTCGAAGTACAGGAGAAAAACAAGTTTGATGTACTGACGAGATTATTGGATATTCAATCACCTGAATTGGCGATTGTTTTCGGAAGAACAAAGCGCCGTGTTGATGAACTATCTGAAGCGTTAAATTTAAGAGGCTATATGGCAGAAGGAATACATGGTGACTTAAGCCAGGCGAAACGCATGTCTGTCTTGCGGAAATTTAAAGAAGGTTCGATTGATGTTCTTGTAGCTACGGACGTTGCGGCTCGTGGGCTTGATATTTCAGGCGTTACTCATGTTTACAATTTTGATATCCCGCAAGACCCTGAAAGCTATGTTCACCGGATTGGACGGACTGGACGTGCAGGAAAAACCGGTATGGCGATGACATTTGTCACTCCGAGAGAAAAAGCGTATTTGAAAATCGTTGAAAAAACGATCAAGAGACGCATGGACAAAATGAAGCCGCCAACTCTGGATGAAGCATTGGAAGGACAGCAAAAGGCGACAATCGAAAAAATTATTCAAACAATTGAAACAAACAATCTTCAGTTTTACAAACAGGCTGCAGAGGAGCTGCTTGAACAGCAAGATGCCGTTACGGTTGTTTCTGCCGTTTTGAAAATGTTGACAAAAGAGCCGGATACAACTCCTGTAAAGCTTACGGAGGAAACGCCTCTTCCGCCAAAGCGTGATCGTGAACGAAGCTCAAGTGATAAGAGACTCGGCGGCCATGAAGCTTATGGAAGAAAAAAAGGCTCATTAAAAGCGCGTTCCGGCGCAAAAAGAAATAGTTCTTCAAATTCAAGAAGCTACCGGTAA
- a CDS encoding PH domain-containing protein codes for MISEPEKRISERALKVWRISGAILSAFMWMFAVGVTILTIIFHWPIWIPIILFIISIISSYLLIILLPTLRWKRWRYEVREQEIELQHGVFIIKRTLVPMIRVQHVDTEQGPLLRKYHLATVTVSTAATVHEIPALDMEEAEELRSSISRLARVADEDV; via the coding sequence ATGATTTCAGAACCGGAAAAAAGAATATCTGAGCGGGCATTAAAGGTTTGGAGAATCTCAGGAGCTATTCTATCTGCTTTTATGTGGATGTTTGCTGTCGGAGTGACAATTTTAACAATTATTTTTCATTGGCCGATCTGGATCCCGATAATACTTTTCATTATTTCAATCATTAGTTCTTATTTGTTAATCATTCTTCTTCCTACTTTGCGCTGGAAAAGATGGAGATACGAAGTCAGGGAGCAGGAAATCGAACTTCAGCATGGAGTATTTATTATAAAACGGACGCTAGTGCCGATGATTCGTGTCCAGCATGTTGATACAGAACAAGGCCCACTATTAAGAAAATATCATTTAGCTACGGTTACCGTCTCAACAGCAGCAACCGTACATGAAATTCCTGCTTTGGATATGGAGGAGGCGGAGGAACTGCGTTCTTCAATCTCAAGGTTAGCAAGGGTGGCTGATGAAGATGTCTGA
- a CDS encoding LolA family protein, producing MKKKLLLLLAGLMVIFALTACGSKSQEDVVKELDSKVGGMKGYKAEAKMTLQMGTEPQVYDVQIWHKEPNYYRVNLKNEKKDQSQMILRNDEGVFVLTPALNKSFRFQSEWPQNSSQAYLYESLVKDILEDKESKFSATKDHYVFETKTRYQNNRMLPFQEITLNKKDLSPVSVKVMDTDRNALVTVTFSEVNFNASFDKNDFDMKKNMTGAQLNVPVMADSDDKEFTVKYPTAEIPGVSLVDEKVVKTEDAKRVVLTYDGEKSYTLIQEKAKVMPAQASATYVKGEPVDLGFTVGALSEKMVTWTHQGVNYTIASNELSPEELLSVARSVSESMVK from the coding sequence ATGAAAAAAAAGTTGTTGCTGCTTCTCGCCGGGCTTATGGTAATTTTTGCATTAACCGCTTGCGGTTCGAAATCACAGGAAGATGTTGTTAAAGAGCTTGACAGTAAAGTGGGGGGAATGAAAGGCTACAAAGCTGAAGCAAAAATGACTTTGCAAATGGGTACAGAGCCGCAAGTGTATGATGTGCAAATTTGGCATAAGGAACCGAACTACTACCGTGTAAACTTGAAAAATGAAAAGAAGGATCAAAGCCAAATGATTCTTCGAAATGATGAGGGTGTATTTGTACTGACTCCTGCACTTAACAAAAGCTTCCGGTTCCAAAGTGAATGGCCGCAGAACAGCAGTCAAGCGTACCTTTATGAGTCTTTGGTAAAGGATATTTTGGAAGATAAAGAATCAAAGTTTTCTGCAACGAAAGATCATTATGTATTTGAAACAAAAACACGTTATCAAAATAACAGAATGCTACCGTTTCAAGAAATTACTCTTAACAAAAAAGATTTGTCTCCGGTTAGTGTAAAAGTGATGGATACGGACCGGAATGCTCTCGTAACTGTTACGTTTTCGGAAGTAAATTTCAATGCTTCCTTTGATAAAAATGATTTTGATATGAAAAAGAATATGACCGGTGCGCAATTAAACGTTCCTGTAATGGCAGATTCGGATGATAAGGAGTTTACTGTGAAGTATCCAACTGCCGAAATTCCGGGCGTAAGTCTAGTAGATGAGAAAGTAGTGAAAACAGAAGACGCGAAACGCGTTGTCTTAACATATGATGGGGAAAAATCTTATACACTTATCCAAGAGAAAGCGAAAGTAATGCCGGCTCAAGCTTCTGCTACCTATGTAAAAGGAGAACCTGTTGATTTAGGATTTACAGTCGGTGCATTATCAGAAAAAATGGTGACCTGGACGCATCAAGGAGTTAATTATACGATTGCATCGAACGAATTATCACCTGAAGAATTATTATCAGTAGCCCGTTCCGTATCCGAAAGTATGGTTAAATAA
- a CDS encoding PH domain-containing protein: protein MSEPKRLHPISAVYHFLKQLKEMIIPIIVFFFLSGKGSAGELFSLFISVGAVLLILIGGILSWLRFTYRIEEDELRIEYGLFIRKKRYIPFERIQSIDFSEGILHRPLGLVKVTVETAGSGGMGLNDAEAVLTAIAKTDAEAIKEFFTSVKNSKKVENGAETKIEEEIIYKISPPELFLLASTSGGAGVVISAVFAFLSQLEEFIPYEKIFSGFEQLIKSGILFVAIIVFFGFLIAWLIAVIGTMVTYADFTVKKVNDDIIISRGLLEKRQITMSLHRIQAIKISENLIRQPLKYATVIIESVGGSAVNEERASVVLLPIIRKGKISGILQPFFSDYNLLADFKPAPKRALKRYLIRGWLFIVPFVVLPIIFFRPWGYFSLLLIPVISIWSFLKYKDAGWSIDNQQLTLRYRGISRNTVFMKKNKIQSLTVKESYFQKKKQLATLDAVVKSGAGGSGGTVADLQQEDCYYVYRWYQGK from the coding sequence ATGTCTGAACCGAAGCGGCTTCACCCCATTTCAGCAGTGTATCATTTTCTTAAGCAGCTGAAAGAAATGATTATTCCGATTATTGTATTTTTTTTCCTGAGCGGAAAAGGAAGCGCTGGAGAGCTATTTTCCTTATTTATTTCGGTCGGTGCCGTTTTGCTTATTTTAATTGGCGGCATTTTATCATGGCTCAGGTTTACCTACAGAATTGAAGAAGATGAACTTCGAATTGAATACGGGCTTTTTATTCGGAAAAAACGTTATATCCCATTTGAGCGCATCCAAAGTATTGATTTTTCAGAAGGTATATTGCACCGCCCGCTTGGTCTCGTAAAAGTAACAGTCGAGACTGCCGGATCGGGCGGTATGGGGTTGAATGATGCGGAGGCTGTATTAACCGCCATCGCAAAAACGGATGCAGAAGCCATTAAGGAATTTTTTACCTCTGTTAAAAACTCCAAGAAGGTGGAGAACGGGGCAGAAACAAAAATTGAAGAAGAAATTATTTATAAAATATCTCCTCCTGAATTGTTTTTGCTTGCTTCCACATCAGGTGGAGCAGGAGTTGTGATTTCGGCAGTTTTCGCTTTTCTTTCTCAGCTTGAAGAGTTCATTCCATATGAAAAGATATTTTCAGGATTTGAACAATTAATAAAAAGTGGGATTCTCTTTGTTGCGATAATTGTGTTTTTTGGCTTTTTAATAGCCTGGCTGATCGCTGTGATCGGAACGATGGTGACATATGCTGATTTTACAGTAAAAAAAGTGAATGATGATATCATTATCTCAAGAGGATTGCTTGAAAAACGGCAAATTACCATGTCTCTTCATCGGATCCAAGCAATTAAAATTAGTGAAAACCTTATTAGGCAGCCTCTAAAATATGCCACTGTCATCATTGAAAGCGTCGGCGGCTCTGCAGTGAATGAAGAGAGAGCAAGCGTTGTTTTGCTGCCGATAATAAGAAAGGGAAAAATTTCAGGAATTTTACAACCATTCTTTTCCGATTATAACCTTTTAGCCGATTTTAAGCCTGCACCGAAAAGAGCGTTAAAAAGGTATTTAATAAGGGGCTGGTTGTTCATTGTTCCTTTCGTGGTTTTGCCGATCATTTTCTTTCGTCCATGGGGATATTTTTCTTTGCTTCTTATTCCTGTTATTTCTATTTGGTCATTCCTCAAATATAAGGATGCCGGCTGGAGCATTGACAATCAACAGCTTACCTTAAGGTATCGGGGAATTAGCAGGAATACTGTTTTTATGAAAAAAAACAAAATCCAATCATTAACTGTTAAAGAAAGTTATTTTCAAAAAAAGAAACAGCTTGCCACCTTGGATGCGGTTGTAAAATCAGGCGCCGGAGGCTCTGGAGGAACGGTTGCCGATTTGCAACAGGAAGATTGTTATTATGTTTATCGATGGTATCAAGGAAAATAA
- the alr gene encoding alanine racemase — MEGQVLFFRDTWAEVDLDKITDNLKAIKEILPSGTEMMAVVKANAYGHGDRQVAETALRAGASYLAVAFLDEAIALRKKGITAPILVLGASRPEDVNLAAEKKITLTVFQEEWLKKAQDILDLNAKLKVHMKLDTGMGRIGIRSKEEIKAVESLIQKDDRFLFEGVYTHFATADHLDHSYFEKQLERFNQMIEWLEVRPRYVHSSNSAAALRFPAASFNAVRIGITMYGLTPSLEIEPHLPVVLKEAFSLHSKLVHVKKLQKGDKVSYGATYEAAGEEWIGTLPIGYADGWLRKLQGQEVLVEGIRAPIVGRICMDQCMIKLPYYVPPGTTCTLIGRQKEEFISVNEIAQKLETINYEIPCMISARVPRIYKWNGEKVEISNSLLK, encoded by the coding sequence TTGGAAGGTCAAGTTTTATTTTTTCGAGATACCTGGGCTGAAGTGGATTTAGATAAGATAACCGATAATTTAAAGGCAATTAAAGAGATTTTGCCTTCCGGAACAGAAATGATGGCAGTTGTTAAAGCAAATGCTTATGGTCATGGAGACAGGCAGGTAGCCGAAACAGCTCTTCGGGCAGGAGCTTCTTATCTCGCAGTTGCATTTTTGGATGAAGCAATTGCATTAAGGAAGAAAGGGATCACCGCGCCTATTCTTGTTTTAGGAGCAAGCCGCCCTGAAGATGTCAACTTGGCTGCAGAAAAAAAGATTACACTGACGGTTTTTCAGGAAGAATGGTTAAAGAAAGCGCAGGACATTCTAGATCTAAATGCAAAATTAAAAGTTCACATGAAGCTTGATACAGGAATGGGAAGAATCGGAATCCGCAGCAAAGAGGAGATAAAGGCTGTAGAGTCTTTGATCCAGAAAGATGACCGTTTTCTATTTGAAGGGGTTTATACTCATTTTGCGACAGCGGATCATTTGGACCATTCTTATTTTGAAAAACAACTCGAGCGATTCAATCAAATGATCGAATGGTTGGAGGTGCGTCCGCGTTACGTCCATTCGAGCAATAGTGCCGCTGCACTCCGGTTTCCTGCTGCTTCATTTAATGCGGTGCGGATCGGAATTACGATGTACGGCTTAACCCCGTCTCTAGAGATAGAACCGCATCTTCCTGTCGTTTTAAAGGAAGCTTTTTCACTGCATTCAAAGCTTGTTCATGTCAAAAAACTTCAAAAGGGCGATAAAGTAAGCTACGGCGCTACTTATGAAGCAGCAGGGGAAGAATGGATCGGTACTCTCCCGATCGGCTATGCTGACGGCTGGTTAAGAAAACTGCAGGGCCAGGAAGTATTAGTTGAAGGAATTCGGGCGCCGATTGTCGGGCGCATATGCATGGATCAGTGCATGATTAAGTTGCCATATTATGTACCGCCGGGGACAACATGTACGTTAATCGGCCGGCAAAAAGAAGAGTTTATTTCTGTCAATGAAATAGCTCAAAAGCTTGAAACGATTAATTACGAAATCCCTTGCATGATTTCGGCCAGGGTTCCGAGAATTTACAAATGGAACGGAGAAAAGGTCGAAATAAGTAATTCTCTTCTGAAATAA